The Ascaphus truei isolate aAscTru1 chromosome 3, aAscTru1.hap1, whole genome shotgun sequence genome includes a region encoding these proteins:
- the LRRC51 gene encoding leucine-rich repeat-containing protein 51, which translates to MSKIIHKDSLPGPPVDFSFKCINSMEDVLLEDPRMGLKAMKCCESGLLLSQAVRLNNNTLTDLNGFEEMINKLLSDPRQLSWIDLSFNDVSTIDPVLTTYSNLTVLNLHGNSISKLSEVDKLAALPNLKTLTLHGNPIEGEKGYRSYVLSVLPHLKSFDFSGVTKQDRVTAEVWRRMNVRPKRAKRIKDE; encoded by the exons ATGAGCAAAATAATTCACAAAGATTCCCTTCCTGGACCCCCTGTAGATTTCTCCTTCAAATGCATCAACAGTATGGAAG ATGTGCTGCTGGAAGACCCCCGCATGGGGCTGAAGGCTATGAAGTGTTGTGAGTCTGGGCTTTTGCTGAGCCAGGCCGTGCGGCTGAACAACAACACCCTGACAGACCTCAACGGCTTCGAGGAGATGATCAACAAGCTACTCAGCGATCCCCGCCAGCTCTCCTGGATAGACCTGTCCTTCAACGACGTGTCCACCATTGACCCT gtCCTGACTACATACAGCAACCTGACCGTCCTCAACCTCCACGGCAACAGCATCAGCAAGCTGTCCGAGGTGGATAAGCTGGCAGCCCTGCCCAACCTCAAGACTCTCACCCTGCACGGCAACCCCATAGAGGGAGAGAAAGGCTACAG gtcctaCGTTTTGTCTGTGCTGCCGCATCTGAAATCCTTCGACTTCAGCGGAGTCACCAAGCAAGACAGAGTCACCGCCGAGGTGTGGCGACGCATGAACGTGAGGCCCAAGCGTGCGAAGAGGATCAAAGACGAGTGA